The Rhineura floridana isolate rRhiFlo1 chromosome 15, rRhiFlo1.hap2, whole genome shotgun sequence genome window below encodes:
- the HAS1 gene encoding hyaluronan synthase 1 — translation MEVAKAPKVFVSTGRRILTIGFALLILSVLAWAYITGVQLAADQYHIMAFGLYGAFLTSHLIIQSFFAFLEHKRMRRDLLTCSYTKTVALTISAYQEDPAYLRECLESVKATLYPPEKLRVIMVVDGNSPEDRYMMDMFQEVFAGEDLGTFIWENNYHHQPQLDVDEGDSGYQAGDEPSVYSEIDMEDPGQLAVEELIRTKRCICIMQKWGGKREVMYTAFKALGNSVDYVQVCDSDTKLAPEATVELVKVLESNERYGAVGGDVRILNLSDSYISFMSSLRYWMAFNIERACQSYFNCVSCISGPLGLYRNDLLQQFLESWYNQKFLGTHCTFGDDRHLTNRMLSIGYATKYTARSRCYSETPSLFLRWLAQQTRWTKSYFREWLYNALWWHRHHLWMTYESVVAGIFPFFVTATVLRLFYGGNLWDILWVLLCVQLVACVKALYACWLRKNLIMIFMSLYAVLYMGGLLPAKYFAIATMNKSSWGTSGRKKMVGNYMPLLPVSIWGLLLLGGLVYTIYQEALADWTTEVKQTEIWYLLIGSAIYMGYWTFMIMLYWVWVRRCCRKRADFYSVEV, via the exons ATGGAAGTTGCCAAAGCCCCCAAAGTCTTTGTCTCAACTGGACGTCGGATCCTCACCATTGGCTTTGCCTTGCTCATACTGTCAGTCCTGGCGTGGGCCTACATAACTGGTGTCCAGCTGGCCGCCGACCAGTACCACATCATGGCTTTTGGTCTCTACGGAGCCTTCCTTACATCCCATCTCATAATCCAGAGCTTCTTTGCTTTCCTGGAGCACAAGAGGATGAGGAGGGACTTGTTGACTTGCAGCTACACCAAGACGGTGGCCCTCACCATTTCCGCTTACCAGGAAGACCCGGCTTACCTCCGCGAGTGCCTTGAGTCTGTCAAAGCGACCTTGTATCCTCCAGAGAAACTCCGGGTTATCATGGTAGTAGATGGAAACAGCCCTGAGGACCGATACATGATGGACATGTTCCAAGAGGTCTTTGCTGGAGAGGACCTGGGGACTTTTATCTGGGAGAACAACTACCACCACCAGCCTCAGTTGGATGTGGACGAAGGGGACAGTGGCTACCAAGCCGGGGATGAGCCATCTGTCTACAGTGAAATAGATATGGAGGACCCCGGGCAACTGGCAGTGGAGGAGCTGATCCGGACTAAGAGATGTATCTGCATCATGCAGAAATGGGGCGGGAAGAGGGAAGTCATGTACACTGCTTTCAAGGCCCTGGGCAACTCGGTGGACTATGTCCAG GTTTGTGATTCGGACACCAAGCTGGCGCCAGAGGCAACCGTGGAACTGGTGAAGGTGCTGGAGTCAAATGAACGCTACGGGGCTGTCGGTGGGGATGTGCGGATCCTCAACCTCTCCGACTCCTATATCAGCTTCATGAGTAGCCTGCGCTACTGGATGGCCTTCAACATCGAACGCGCCTGCCAGTCTTACTTCAACTGTGTCTCTTGTATTAGCGGCCCACTAG GCCTATATCGGAACGACCtcctgcagcagtttctggagTCCTGGTACAATCAGAAATTCCTGGGAACCCACTGCACCTTTGGGGATGACCGGCACCTCACCAACAGGATGTTGAGCATCGGCTATGCCACCAA GTACACTGCCCGTTCCCGCTGCTACTCGGAGACCCCCTCCTTGTTCCTACGGTGGCTGGCACAGCAAACTCGTTGGACAAAGTCCTACTTCCGTGAGTGGCTCTACAATGCTCTCTGGTGGCACCGTCACCACCTGTGGATGACCTACGAGTCAGTGGTCGCTGGCATCTTCCCTTTCTTCGTCACTGCCACCGTTCTGCGGCTCTTCTATGGGGGGAACTTGTGGGACATACTGTGGGTGTTGCTCTGTGTCCAGCTGGTGGCCTGTGTGAAGGCCCTTTACGCCTGCTGGCTGAGGAAAAACCTCATCATGATCTTCATGTCTCTCTACGCTGTCCTGTACATGGGTGGCCTACTCCCGGCCAAGTACTTTGCCATAGCAACCATGAACAAGAGCAGCTGGGGCACCTCAGGCCGGAAGAAAATGGTGGGGAACTACATGCCTCTGCTGCCTGTTTCCATTTGGGGCCTGCTCCTCTTGGGAGGCCTGGTGTACACCATCTACCAGGAAGCCCTGGCTGACTGGACGACAGAGGTCAAACAGACAGAGATCTGGTACCTGCTCATTGGCTCAGCCATCTATATGGGCTACTGGACGTTCATGATCATGCTTTACTGGGTGTGGGTGCGGAGGTGCTGCCGGAAGCGGGCGGATTTCTACAGTGTTGAGGTGTGA